In Topomyia yanbarensis strain Yona2022 chromosome 2, ASM3024719v1, whole genome shotgun sequence, one DNA window encodes the following:
- the LOC131684246 gene encoding uncharacterized protein F58A4.6, with translation MISFYVFDYADSVDRFFICRNCLKNRKIVQNTESPISNRAVNTICTNSIELNDFLLNLHYFPMYRLKIANAMLYYNGNDRHQTLAIKVFPPLREPIDYKWGERANRMLWERIELDEMMSWLSTLGGAFSALGDYKLACADIAGKISMQQMKLAMRLGEPSLIARCRLFTAIAMTQKYNFAGAKQIVQQVYRAEKRKSELDQRLMKMCLGIWSKLSYEYDLYQKRLNRPKK, from the exons ATGATTTCATTTTATGTGTTCGACTATGCTGATTCAGTGGACAGATTCTTCATATGTCGAAATTGTCTGAAAAATCGAAAGATAGTGCAAAACACTGAATCGCCGATATCAAACCGCGCTGTTAATACGATCTGCACGAACTCGATAGAACTTAATGATTTTCTACTGAACTTGCACTATTTCCCCATGTATCGGCTTAAAATAGCAAATGCTATGTTATACTATAATGGTAATGATAGACACCAAACATTGGCAATTAAAGTGTTCCCACCGCTTAGAGAACCGATCGATTACAAATG GGGAGAGCGCGCCAACCGCATGCTTTGGGAACGAATAGAACTGGATGAGATGATGTCTTGGTTGTCAACGCTTGGGGGAGCATTTTCAGCCCTTGGAGACTACAAATTGGCATGC GCTGACATTGCCGGCAAGATATCGATGCAGCAAATGAAACTTGCCATGAGATTGGGAGAACCGTCCCTTATTGCCCGGTGTCGATTGTTCACGGCTATAGCAATGACTCAAAAGTACAACTTTGCGGGCGCCAAGCAAATTGTCCAGCAAGTGTATCGAGCAGAGAAGCGGAAAAGTGAACTAGATCAGCGATTGATGAAAATGTGCCTTGGGATTTGGTCTAAATTAAGCTATGAGTATGATTTGTATCAAAAACGATTGAATCGGCCCAAAAAGTAA
- the LOC131684242 gene encoding bleomycin hydrolase isoform X1: protein MFLAVLTRCFFCSNFRVQHRSPLSEDFFQKCRTDFYECPKNVLAQNVCTRIDPFEACMSRKALENTQHVFTYKIENEGKPLTNQKSSGRCWLFAALNCIRIPFIKQYNLDEFEFSQAYLFYWDKIERANYFLNNIVETSRRGEKVDGRLVACLLADPICDGGQWDMLVNLINKHGLMPKKCFPESYSSEASARMNSVIKSKLREYAKVLRTLIADGANEDDLQAQIQQQMNEVYNVVGICLGIPQEKFTWEYNDKSKKYLSIGPIKPTDFYEKYVKPYFNVDDKVCLVTDPRSTNPYHRSYTVDCLGNVVGGRPVLYNNQPVETLVDLVAKALKLGEPVWFGCEVNKRFAGKQGIEDLDIHNFKLVFGVDIQTTLDKADRLLYGESMMTHAMVFTGVSVDPNTQQPTKFRVENTWGEDRGEKGYLIMTAEWFKEFVFEVVVDRSIVPQDVLDVFELTPTVLPAWDPMGTLAK from the exons ATGTTTCTAGCAGTGTTGACACGCTGTTTCTTCTGTAGCAACTTCAGAGTTCAACATCGGT CTCCTTTATCCGAAGATTTCTTTCAGAAATGTCGAACCGACTTCTATGAATGCCCCAAGAACGTGCTCGCACAGAATGTGTGCACCCGGATAGATCCATTCGAAGCGTGCATGTCACGGAAGGCCCTGGAAAACACGCAGCATGTCTTCACTTATAAA ATCGAAAACGAGGGTAAACCTCTGACGAATCAGAAAAGTTCCGGTCGCTGCTGGCTATTTGCAGCCCTGAACTGTATCCGAATCCCCTTCATCAAGCAGTATAATCTGGACGAGTTTGAGTTCTCCCAGGCCTATCTGTTCTACTGGGACAAGATCGAACGGGCAAACTACTTCCTGAACAACATCGTTGAAACTTCCCGACGAGGAGAGAAGGTTGATGGGCGACTAGTTGCGTGCCTGCTAGCGGATCCGATATGCGACGGTGGTCAGTGGGACATGCTAGTAAATCTAATTAACAAACATGGGCTGATGCCGAAGAAGTGCTTCCCGGAGAGCTACAGCAGTGAGGCAAGTGCGCGGATGAATTCGGTTATCAAAAGCAAG ctTCGCGAATATGCTAAAGTTTTGCGGACACTTATTGCTGATGGTGCCAACGAGGACGATTTGCAAGCACAGATTCAGCAGCAAATGAACGAGGTGTATAATGTGGTAGGCATCTGTTTGGGAATTCCACAGGAGAAATTCACCTGGGAATACAACGACAAGAGTAAGAAATACTTGAGCATTGGACCAATCAAACCGACGGACTTCTATGAAAAATACGTGAAACCGTACTTTAACGTAGACGATAAGGTGTGCTTAGTGACAGATCCTCGGTCAACGAATCCTTACCACCGATCTTACACGGTCGATTGTCTCGGCAATGTAGTTGGTGGGCGGCCTGTATTGTACAACAACCAACCCGTTGAAACACTAGTTGACCTTGTGGCAAAGGCACTAAAGCTTGGAGAACCCGTTTGGTTCGGGTGTGAGGTGAACAAACGGTTTGCCGGTAAACAGGGTATAGAGGATTTAGACAT TCACAACTTCAAGTTAGTATTCGGAGTGGATATTCAAACGACATTGGATAAGGCTGATCGCTTGCTTTACGGTGAATCGATGATGACGCATGCGATGGTTTTCACCGGAGTATCAGTAGAT CCCAACACCCAGCAGCCAACTAAATTCCGCGTCGAGAACACCTGGGGCGAGGACCGTGGCGAGAAGGGCTACCTCATAATGACGGCCGAGTGGTTCAAGGAGTTCGTTTTCGAGGTGGTCGTAGATCGCAGCATAGTGCCACAGGACGTGTTGGATGTGTTTGAGCTTACCCCAACAGTGCTGCCTGCATGGGACCCGATGGGCACGCTGGCGAAGTAG
- the LOC131684242 gene encoding bleomycin hydrolase isoform X3 → MSRKALENTQHVFTYKIENEGKPLTNQKSSGRCWLFAALNCIRIPFIKQYNLDEFEFSQAYLFYWDKIERANYFLNNIVETSRRGEKVDGRLVACLLADPICDGGQWDMLVNLINKHGLMPKKCFPESYSSEASARMNSVIKSKLREYAKVLRTLIADGANEDDLQAQIQQQMNEVYNVVGICLGIPQEKFTWEYNDKSKKYLSIGPIKPTDFYEKYVKPYFNVDDKVCLVTDPRSTNPYHRSYTVDCLGNVVGGRPVLYNNQPVETLVDLVAKALKLGEPVWFGCEVNKRFAGKQGIEDLDIHNFKLVFGVDIQTTLDKADRLLYGESMMTHAMVFTGVSVDPNTQQPTKFRVENTWGEDRGEKGYLIMTAEWFKEFVFEVVVDRSIVPQDVLDVFELTPTVLPAWDPMGTLAK, encoded by the exons ATGTCACGGAAGGCCCTGGAAAACACGCAGCATGTCTTCACTTATAAA ATCGAAAACGAGGGTAAACCTCTGACGAATCAGAAAAGTTCCGGTCGCTGCTGGCTATTTGCAGCCCTGAACTGTATCCGAATCCCCTTCATCAAGCAGTATAATCTGGACGAGTTTGAGTTCTCCCAGGCCTATCTGTTCTACTGGGACAAGATCGAACGGGCAAACTACTTCCTGAACAACATCGTTGAAACTTCCCGACGAGGAGAGAAGGTTGATGGGCGACTAGTTGCGTGCCTGCTAGCGGATCCGATATGCGACGGTGGTCAGTGGGACATGCTAGTAAATCTAATTAACAAACATGGGCTGATGCCGAAGAAGTGCTTCCCGGAGAGCTACAGCAGTGAGGCAAGTGCGCGGATGAATTCGGTTATCAAAAGCAAG ctTCGCGAATATGCTAAAGTTTTGCGGACACTTATTGCTGATGGTGCCAACGAGGACGATTTGCAAGCACAGATTCAGCAGCAAATGAACGAGGTGTATAATGTGGTAGGCATCTGTTTGGGAATTCCACAGGAGAAATTCACCTGGGAATACAACGACAAGAGTAAGAAATACTTGAGCATTGGACCAATCAAACCGACGGACTTCTATGAAAAATACGTGAAACCGTACTTTAACGTAGACGATAAGGTGTGCTTAGTGACAGATCCTCGGTCAACGAATCCTTACCACCGATCTTACACGGTCGATTGTCTCGGCAATGTAGTTGGTGGGCGGCCTGTATTGTACAACAACCAACCCGTTGAAACACTAGTTGACCTTGTGGCAAAGGCACTAAAGCTTGGAGAACCCGTTTGGTTCGGGTGTGAGGTGAACAAACGGTTTGCCGGTAAACAGGGTATAGAGGATTTAGACAT TCACAACTTCAAGTTAGTATTCGGAGTGGATATTCAAACGACATTGGATAAGGCTGATCGCTTGCTTTACGGTGAATCGATGATGACGCATGCGATGGTTTTCACCGGAGTATCAGTAGAT CCCAACACCCAGCAGCCAACTAAATTCCGCGTCGAGAACACCTGGGGCGAGGACCGTGGCGAGAAGGGCTACCTCATAATGACGGCCGAGTGGTTCAAGGAGTTCGTTTTCGAGGTGGTCGTAGATCGCAGCATAGTGCCACAGGACGTGTTGGATGTGTTTGAGCTTACCCCAACAGTGCTGCCTGCATGGGACCCGATGGGCACGCTGGCGAAGTAG
- the LOC131684242 gene encoding bleomycin hydrolase isoform X2: MLPTPLSEDFFQKCRTDFYECPKNVLAQNVCTRIDPFEACMSRKALENTQHVFTYKIENEGKPLTNQKSSGRCWLFAALNCIRIPFIKQYNLDEFEFSQAYLFYWDKIERANYFLNNIVETSRRGEKVDGRLVACLLADPICDGGQWDMLVNLINKHGLMPKKCFPESYSSEASARMNSVIKSKLREYAKVLRTLIADGANEDDLQAQIQQQMNEVYNVVGICLGIPQEKFTWEYNDKSKKYLSIGPIKPTDFYEKYVKPYFNVDDKVCLVTDPRSTNPYHRSYTVDCLGNVVGGRPVLYNNQPVETLVDLVAKALKLGEPVWFGCEVNKRFAGKQGIEDLDIHNFKLVFGVDIQTTLDKADRLLYGESMMTHAMVFTGVSVDPNTQQPTKFRVENTWGEDRGEKGYLIMTAEWFKEFVFEVVVDRSIVPQDVLDVFELTPTVLPAWDPMGTLAK; this comes from the exons ATGCTTCCAA CTCCTTTATCCGAAGATTTCTTTCAGAAATGTCGAACCGACTTCTATGAATGCCCCAAGAACGTGCTCGCACAGAATGTGTGCACCCGGATAGATCCATTCGAAGCGTGCATGTCACGGAAGGCCCTGGAAAACACGCAGCATGTCTTCACTTATAAA ATCGAAAACGAGGGTAAACCTCTGACGAATCAGAAAAGTTCCGGTCGCTGCTGGCTATTTGCAGCCCTGAACTGTATCCGAATCCCCTTCATCAAGCAGTATAATCTGGACGAGTTTGAGTTCTCCCAGGCCTATCTGTTCTACTGGGACAAGATCGAACGGGCAAACTACTTCCTGAACAACATCGTTGAAACTTCCCGACGAGGAGAGAAGGTTGATGGGCGACTAGTTGCGTGCCTGCTAGCGGATCCGATATGCGACGGTGGTCAGTGGGACATGCTAGTAAATCTAATTAACAAACATGGGCTGATGCCGAAGAAGTGCTTCCCGGAGAGCTACAGCAGTGAGGCAAGTGCGCGGATGAATTCGGTTATCAAAAGCAAG ctTCGCGAATATGCTAAAGTTTTGCGGACACTTATTGCTGATGGTGCCAACGAGGACGATTTGCAAGCACAGATTCAGCAGCAAATGAACGAGGTGTATAATGTGGTAGGCATCTGTTTGGGAATTCCACAGGAGAAATTCACCTGGGAATACAACGACAAGAGTAAGAAATACTTGAGCATTGGACCAATCAAACCGACGGACTTCTATGAAAAATACGTGAAACCGTACTTTAACGTAGACGATAAGGTGTGCTTAGTGACAGATCCTCGGTCAACGAATCCTTACCACCGATCTTACACGGTCGATTGTCTCGGCAATGTAGTTGGTGGGCGGCCTGTATTGTACAACAACCAACCCGTTGAAACACTAGTTGACCTTGTGGCAAAGGCACTAAAGCTTGGAGAACCCGTTTGGTTCGGGTGTGAGGTGAACAAACGGTTTGCCGGTAAACAGGGTATAGAGGATTTAGACAT TCACAACTTCAAGTTAGTATTCGGAGTGGATATTCAAACGACATTGGATAAGGCTGATCGCTTGCTTTACGGTGAATCGATGATGACGCATGCGATGGTTTTCACCGGAGTATCAGTAGAT CCCAACACCCAGCAGCCAACTAAATTCCGCGTCGAGAACACCTGGGGCGAGGACCGTGGCGAGAAGGGCTACCTCATAATGACGGCCGAGTGGTTCAAGGAGTTCGTTTTCGAGGTGGTCGTAGATCGCAGCATAGTGCCACAGGACGTGTTGGATGTGTTTGAGCTTACCCCAACAGTGCTGCCTGCATGGGACCCGATGGGCACGCTGGCGAAGTAG